A region of Fretibacterium sp. OH1220_COT-178 DNA encodes the following proteins:
- a CDS encoding ankyrin repeat domain-containing protein — protein MKKNFYARSLLFALSFSLWSGLKVSALGAMDADGFFALVESGSITEIETAIQDGQNLEQENIWGWTPLFVVVKRGNPEVVRLLLDASANLGHRTDENMTTLHCALIAPAKGRHLGKMLEIVNLILLSDMSLVNVQDQSGNTPLHYFALFYSDREIRRQIQGDLKDIPRLFGALLHAGADLSTRDKSGNTALHDSVLGGDEEAALLLLQAGADAGVVNNEGVTPLWGASAMGLSRVVSALLERGANPNVRVEGMTPLHMATGVGLLRRKPSGKWESFSEMLKRIGKEETDFLKVTRLLVEAGAEVNALSDPGESETGERGTPLDVAEEAGSTLVAEYLKSVGARNKKPWNWPI, from the coding sequence TTGAAGAAGAATTTTTATGCGAGGAGCCTGCTTTTTGCGCTGTCTTTTTCCCTGTGGTCGGGCCTGAAAGTGTCGGCCCTTGGCGCTATGGATGCAGATGGCTTTTTTGCGTTGGTGGAGAGCGGCAGTATCACGGAAATTGAGACGGCGATCCAAGACGGACAGAACCTCGAACAGGAGAACATTTGGGGTTGGACGCCCCTTTTTGTGGTTGTCAAGAGAGGGAACCCCGAGGTCGTTCGGCTATTGCTTGATGCCTCTGCAAATCTTGGGCACAGGACTGACGAAAACATGACCACCCTGCACTGTGCCCTGATCGCCCCGGCGAAGGGCCGTCATCTGGGGAAGATGCTGGAGATCGTCAATCTTATTCTGTTGAGCGATATGAGTCTGGTCAATGTTCAGGACCAGAGCGGAAACACGCCGCTGCATTATTTTGCGTTATTTTACAGCGACAGGGAAATCCGCAGGCAAATCCAAGGAGACTTGAAGGATATCCCGCGTCTGTTTGGGGCTTTGCTCCATGCGGGGGCGGATTTGAGCACCCGAGACAAGAGCGGCAATACGGCGCTTCACGATTCGGTCTTGGGAGGAGATGAGGAAGCGGCGCTCCTGCTGCTCCAGGCTGGGGCTGATGCTGGTGTTGTCAATAACGAGGGGGTTACGCCCCTTTGGGGCGCCTCGGCCATGGGGCTGTCGAGGGTCGTGTCCGCTCTGCTGGAGCGTGGGGCGAATCCCAATGTTCGCGTGGAGGGCATGACGCCCTTGCACATGGCGACGGGGGTAGGGCTTTTGAGGCGTAAGCCTTCCGGAAAATGGGAAAGTTTCAGTGAGATGTTGAAGCGGATAGGAAAGGAGGAGACGGATTTTTTGAAGGTGACGAGATTGTTGGTAGAAGCGGGTGCGGAGGTCAACGCCTTGAGTGACCCGGGGGAATCTGAGACAGGAGAAAGGGGAACGCCGCTTGATGTGGCTGAGGAGGCCGGAAGTACATTGGTTGCGGAGTACCTGAAAAGCGTCGGGGCCAGGAACAAGAAACCTTGGAATTGGCCTATCTGA
- a CDS encoding ornithine cyclodeaminase family protein, with the protein MKITLLSAEEMLSVFSMADAVQADKDALSLYSAGGASIPLRTNIDIPEHKGQSLYMPGYAAEAGALGVKIVSVYPGNIERGLPSVPATMVLLDADTGQVSALMDGTCLTRIRTGAVSGAATDILARKDCRKFALYGTGGQAETQLEAVLTVRSSIERVEVFDISMERAEDFAKRMGERFAGKFKAAIAAARSSGEALEDADVVTAVTTSKVPVFDGAKLKAGAHVNGVGSYTPEMQELDPEALRRAEIVTVDTRDGVLNESGDFIIPQSQGVFSYDRVVELGEVMSGKAKGRSRDDQVTLFKTVGSAVLDVVSARRIYENALKKGLGRTIDL; encoded by the coding sequence GTGAAGATTACGTTGCTGAGCGCGGAGGAGATGCTGTCCGTCTTCTCCATGGCCGATGCGGTACAGGCGGACAAAGACGCGCTCTCGCTCTATTCAGCGGGCGGCGCTTCCATACCGCTGCGCACGAACATCGACATCCCCGAGCACAAGGGGCAGAGTCTCTACATGCCGGGCTATGCGGCGGAAGCCGGCGCTCTGGGCGTGAAGATCGTCTCCGTATATCCGGGGAACATCGAGCGCGGCTTGCCCTCGGTTCCTGCGACGATGGTGCTCCTCGATGCGGATACCGGCCAGGTCTCGGCTCTGATGGACGGTACGTGCCTCACCCGCATCCGGACGGGTGCCGTCTCGGGGGCCGCGACGGATATATTGGCCCGTAAAGACTGCCGGAAGTTTGCGCTCTATGGCACAGGCGGTCAGGCCGAGACGCAGCTCGAGGCGGTCCTGACGGTTCGTTCCTCCATCGAGCGGGTCGAGGTGTTCGACATCAGCATGGAGCGGGCGGAGGATTTCGCAAAGCGCATGGGCGAGCGTTTTGCGGGGAAGTTCAAGGCGGCGATTGCCGCCGCCCGCAGCTCCGGAGAGGCTCTGGAGGATGCCGACGTCGTCACCGCCGTCACCACCTCCAAGGTTCCCGTGTTCGACGGGGCCAAGCTGAAGGCCGGGGCTCACGTCAACGGCGTGGGGTCCTACACGCCGGAGATGCAGGAACTGGATCCGGAAGCGCTCCGCAGGGCCGAGATCGTCACGGTGGATACGCGTGACGGCGTATTGAACGAGTCGGGGGATTTCATCATCCCGCAAAGTCAGGGCGTCTTCAGCTACGACCGTGTCGTTGAGCTGGGCGAGGTGATGTCCGGCAAAGCCAAGGGCCGTTCGAGGGACGATCAGGTCACCCTTTTCAAAACTGTGGGCAGTGCGGTATTGGACGTCGTCTCGGCACGGCGCATCTACGAGAACGCGCTGAAGAAGGGGCTGGGCCGAACCATCGATCTGTAA